CCATCTCGAACAGGGTATCTTGGACGGCTGTGTTGAAGATGCCGTAAATCAAGATGGTCGCTATCGCCATCAGGAATACGAATATGTTGCTGATGAGCTTGTCTTCCGGGTGTACGAAGCCGGTTAATTCTGTAAACGTGTTTATGAGCGAAAACACGACCACCAGAATCATGAGGGCGGCACCGACAACCCAGGTGACGAATGGGGTATTCTCCTGCCCTGCCACACCTTCAAGTAGATAGTGGAGGATCACAGAGAACCCGAGGATTGTTAGGCCTATTCCGGCTACGATATTGCTTATTGTCGTTAGGCGCACCATATTTATCTCCCCAAAACGGAGCTACTTTAGTGAAGTTCGGAAGACCGTTATTAACCTTTGCTGAGGGGTCTTGAACAGCAGATTTGCTGGATTTTTGGTTTTTCCTGCAGGGATTACCTTTTTTGGAAGAAGCGTTTTTGTTTTGTTAGATGAAGGTCTATTCAATAAGATGTTCGTCATAGGGCCATTTGAAGTTCTGCGGAAACCCTGTGCGTTCAGTGAATGTGCAAAAACCCTAACAACGGAGTGAACAGAACACAGTCACCATATCGATGACCGTTCTGTCCACGTGTGTTGTGATGAATCCCGTTGTTACGCCGCGACAGTCTCTTGGGGAGATGTCTCGTCATCGGTTTCATGCTTTTCCTCATGCACCTCTGGCATGAAGTAGGTCCCAATGATGGCAATTGCGATGAAGACCGCCACCACGATGGTAAGTCCGGGGAGCCCGTAGTTGGAGTATGCAAATCCACCAACAGCGGGGCCGATGATCATGCCGGATCCGAAGAAGATGCTGTAGACTCCCATGGTGGTGCCGCGCGTTTCTTCTTCTGAGACATCAGTGAGATACGCCATGGCGGCTGGCGGGAATGCACCGGATATGAATCCGAGAATGGGAAGCAGTGGCCATACCGACCATAGGGCCGCTATGTTGTCTGAATTTGCCACTAACAAGTATGCAAGCACACCGAAACCGAGGAGTCCACCGACGATGAACGGGCGACGCTTTCTCAAATGATCCGATAAGTGACCCATGGTGATGATTCCCAGAACCAACGCGCCTCCAAGCATCGCGAAAAGGATAATGAGATCCGTGGCTGTCAACGAGAAGTAATTTTCGATGATGTGCTCAGCATATCCTATGAGCAAGCCGTACATTGAGATGATTGGTACATAAACAGGAATCATCTTCTGAATCCTGCGGTCACCTGCTACTTCTCGCAGGAGAGTGGAAACACTCATTTCCACATGAACATGCGTCTTGGTTTCACTAATTGCCACAATGGCTATGAGCCCACTGATTATACATGCCGAGCCCGCCGCACTAAGAATGAGAACCGGCAGTACACTGAATTCGAGAAGGATGACACCGAGACCGTATCCTCCTGCAAGCCCCATCAGAGTCGACAGATCGTAGTAGCCCATAAGACTTGCTCTGTTGTCTTTTTCTGACATGTCTGCAATCATGGAAAGCGTAGTTGAGACCTTGGACGCTGCTCCTATACCAAACAACCCTGATGCAACCAAGAGAATTATGACACTGGGTGTAAAAGCGAAAGTAAGTGCAGCCGATCCCGTCAAGAACAAGCTAACAATCAATATCGGTCTTCTTCCAATTTTATCACTATAAGAGCCGAAGAAAGAAACCGAAGCAAGTTCAGCTACAGGATATACCAGCATTACTGCAGCTATTTCCAACACTTCGAGTCCACCGCCCATGTAGGACGAACTCTGGATAACTGCAATGCTGACATAGAATGATGCTCTCATAACCATAGTAATTAGGTAAAGCGCGAGTAAGTTCCAAGTATGCTCAGATGCTCGAAGACCCATTTGGAATTCTCCATATTCTGTTGCGCTGACCGTACAATTCGGTTTATTAAGCCTTGTAGTTA
This portion of the Candidatus Lokiarchaeota archaeon genome encodes:
- a CDS encoding MFS transporter, with the protein product MGLRASEHTWNLLALYLITMVMRASFYVSIAVIQSSSYMGGGLEVLEIAAVMLVYPVAELASVSFFGSYSDKIGRRPILIVSLFLTGSAALTFAFTPSVIILLVASGLFGIGAASKVSTTLSMIADMSEKDNRASLMGYYDLSTLMGLAGGYGLGVILLEFSVLPVLILSAAGSACIISGLIAIVAISETKTHVHVEMSVSTLLREVAGDRRIQKMIPVYVPIISMYGLLIGYAEHIIENYFSLTATDLIILFAMLGGALVLGIITMGHLSDHLRKRRPFIVGGLLGFGVLAYLLVANSDNIAALWSVWPLLPILGFISGAFPPAAMAYLTDVSEEETRGTTMGVYSIFFGSGMIIGPAVGGFAYSNYGLPGLTIVVAVFIAIAIIGTYFMPEVHEEKHETDDETSPQETVAA